In Chloroflexota bacterium, one genomic interval encodes:
- the purH gene encoding bifunctional phosphoribosylaminoimidazolecarboxamide formyltransferase/IMP cyclohydrolase → MKAIVSVSDKRGLVPFIQSLQGQGLDLYSTGGTKKALQEAGVKVHGISDLTGFPEILDGRVKTLHPKLHGGLLAKRSDAKHTNELKANAIDYIDIVVVNLYPFVQTASKPGVTLDEALENIDIGGPTLLRASAKNFPSVLVVVDPDDYGWVQERLKAGGVSQEERRKLAQKAFQHVALYDTAIAGYLRGEGDPFTQELTIGLTRLQSLRYGENPHQKAAFYREALSGEGTIASAKQLHGKELSYNNILDADAAWSAARDFSGPTAAVIKHTNPCGLASHSDLAEAYRRAYSGDTVSAFGGIVALNREVDLATAEEIRKIFYEIVIAPGYKPDALALLQKKKDLRILQVPLPKGKVATGLDFRRVTGGMLAQGYDDIAEEAKTWKAVTKRQPTPLELEQLAFAWGVVKHVKSNAIVLVKDKTLVGMGAGQPNRVVSVHLALRAAGEKAKGSVLASDAFFPFPDGPQMALAGGITAIAQPGGSIRDEEVIKAADEAGATMLFTGVRHFRH, encoded by the coding sequence ATGAAAGCGATCGTCAGCGTTTCCGATAAACGCGGCCTGGTCCCATTCATCCAGAGCCTGCAGGGGCAGGGCCTGGACCTCTATAGCACCGGCGGGACGAAGAAGGCGTTGCAGGAGGCCGGGGTCAAGGTCCACGGGATCAGCGACCTGACGGGCTTCCCGGAGATTCTGGACGGACGGGTGAAGACGCTCCACCCGAAGTTGCACGGCGGCCTGCTGGCGAAGCGGAGCGACGCGAAGCACACGAATGAGTTGAAGGCGAACGCGATTGACTACATAGACATAGTGGTGGTGAACCTCTATCCCTTCGTGCAGACGGCGAGCAAGCCGGGCGTAACCCTGGATGAGGCGCTGGAGAACATAGACATCGGCGGGCCGACGCTGCTGCGCGCCTCCGCGAAGAACTTCCCATCCGTGCTGGTGGTGGTGGACCCGGACGATTACGGCTGGGTGCAGGAGCGCCTGAAGGCCGGAGGCGTCTCCCAGGAAGAGCGGCGCAAGCTGGCGCAGAAGGCCTTCCAGCACGTGGCGCTGTACGATACGGCGATCGCCGGGTACCTGCGCGGCGAGGGCGACCCGTTCACGCAGGAGCTGACGATCGGCCTGACGCGGCTGCAGAGCCTCCGCTATGGGGAGAACCCGCACCAGAAGGCGGCCTTCTACCGGGAGGCATTGAGCGGCGAGGGGACGATCGCCAGCGCGAAGCAGCTCCACGGCAAGGAGCTTTCCTACAACAATATCCTGGACGCAGACGCGGCATGGAGCGCCGCGCGGGATTTCTCCGGGCCGACGGCGGCGGTGATCAAGCACACGAACCCGTGCGGCCTGGCTTCGCACAGCGACCTTGCCGAGGCCTACCGGCGCGCCTATTCGGGAGACACCGTTTCGGCGTTCGGAGGCATCGTGGCGCTGAACCGCGAGGTTGACCTGGCGACGGCGGAGGAGATCCGGAAGATCTTCTATGAGATCGTCATCGCGCCCGGGTACAAGCCGGATGCGCTGGCGCTGCTCCAGAAGAAGAAGGACCTGCGCATCCTGCAGGTCCCGCTGCCCAAGGGCAAAGTCGCCACCGGGCTGGACTTCCGCCGGGTGACGGGCGGCATGCTGGCCCAGGGCTACGACGACATCGCGGAGGAGGCGAAGACGTGGAAGGCGGTCACGAAGCGGCAGCCGACGCCCCTAGAGCTGGAGCAGCTGGCCTTCGCATGGGGCGTGGTGAAGCACGTGAAATCGAATGCCATCGTGCTGGTGAAGGACAAGACGCTGGTGGGCATGGGCGCGGGCCAGCCGAACCGGGTGGTGAGCGTGCACCTGGCGCTGCGGGCTGCGGGCGAGAAGGCGAAGGGCTCTGTGCTGGCTTCGGACGCCTTCTTCCCCTTCCCGGACGGGCCACAGATGGCCCTGGCCGGAGGGATCACGGCGATTGCGCAGCCCGGCGGCTCCATCCGCGATGAAGAGGTGATCAAGGCGGCGGACGAGGCGGGCGCGACGATGCTCTTCACGGGCGTGCGGCACTTCAGGCATTAG
- a CDS encoding ABC transporter ATP-binding protein: protein MKTLVRLLAFLRPHRGLVALAFLSLFGSTVLSLAMPRILGSSIDRVAEQGKFSYLAYAGVVVIGIALGRGLFAYFESYFREALSQQVAYDIRNTIYDKLQRLSFAYHDRQQTGQLMSRATADVENVRWFVNIGVVRLVYLILLVGAVAGILMSIDWALALMCLGFLPIVMARGVHISRKLRVVWNRAQEMTGELGTLMQESMVGIKVVKAFHRAEYEERKFAAKSQELSDENLLAVRVQASNTPLMNFLFTGLIGLMLWYGGHQIIDGKLTPGELTQFILYMAMLQMPVRITGFLINLVARAISSGDRIFEILDAKSPVEERPGAVELKDVKGHIAFERVSFDYEATAPLLRDVSVEAKPGEVVALLGATGSGKTTLVQLLPRFYDVTAGRITIDGTDVRDVTLESLRRTVGVVQQDIFLFSATARDNIAYGAQKATREQVEWAAKIARLHDFIMSLPQGYDTWVGERGITLSGGQKQRVAIARTLLTDPRIIVLDDSTSSVDTKTEFEIREALNRLMQGRTTFVIAQRLSTLKHANLILVLKDGRILQRGTHESLLREVGLYREIYELQLRPQEEAGALGAPAEARR, encoded by the coding sequence ATGAAGACGCTTGTCCGACTTCTCGCCTTCCTCCGTCCCCATAGAGGACTCGTCGCACTGGCCTTCCTGAGCCTTTTCGGCTCGACGGTCCTCTCGCTTGCCATGCCGCGCATCCTGGGCTCCTCAATTGACCGGGTGGCGGAGCAGGGCAAGTTCAGCTACCTGGCCTACGCCGGCGTGGTTGTTATCGGCATCGCGCTCGGGCGGGGACTTTTCGCCTATTTTGAAAGTTACTTTCGCGAAGCCCTTTCCCAGCAGGTGGCCTACGATATCCGCAACACCATCTACGATAAGCTCCAGCGCTTGAGCTTCGCCTACCACGATAGGCAGCAGACGGGCCAGCTGATGTCCCGCGCGACGGCGGACGTGGAGAACGTGCGGTGGTTCGTGAACATCGGCGTGGTGCGGCTGGTGTATCTCATCCTGCTCGTCGGCGCTGTGGCGGGCATCCTCATGAGCATTGACTGGGCGCTGGCGCTGATGTGCCTCGGCTTCCTCCCCATCGTGATGGCGCGGGGCGTGCACATCTCGCGGAAGCTGCGCGTGGTCTGGAACCGGGCGCAGGAAATGACGGGCGAGCTGGGGACGCTGATGCAAGAGAGCATGGTGGGCATCAAGGTGGTGAAGGCCTTCCACCGGGCGGAGTACGAGGAGCGGAAGTTCGCCGCGAAGTCGCAGGAGCTTTCCGACGAGAACCTGCTGGCGGTGCGCGTCCAGGCGAGCAATACACCGCTGATGAACTTCCTCTTCACAGGGCTCATCGGCCTGATGCTGTGGTACGGCGGCCACCAGATCATTGACGGCAAGCTGACGCCGGGCGAGCTGACGCAATTCATCCTTTACATGGCGATGCTGCAGATGCCGGTGCGCATCACGGGCTTCCTGATCAACCTGGTGGCGCGCGCGATCTCCTCCGGCGACCGCATCTTCGAGATCTTGGACGCGAAATCGCCGGTGGAAGAGCGGCCGGGCGCGGTGGAGCTGAAGGATGTGAAAGGGCACATCGCCTTTGAGCGTGTCTCGTTCGATTACGAAGCGACGGCGCCGCTGCTGCGCGACGTTTCGGTCGAGGCGAAGCCGGGAGAAGTGGTCGCGCTCCTGGGAGCGACGGGCTCCGGCAAGACGACGCTGGTGCAGCTCCTGCCCAGGTTTTACGACGTGACGGCCGGGCGCATCACGATAGACGGGACGGACGTGCGCGATGTGACGCTGGAATCGCTGCGGCGCACGGTAGGCGTGGTGCAACAGGATATCTTCCTTTTCTCGGCGACGGCGCGGGACAACATCGCGTACGGCGCGCAGAAGGCGACGCGAGAGCAGGTGGAGTGGGCGGCGAAGATCGCACGCCTCCACGATTTCATCATGAGCCTGCCGCAGGGCTATGACACCTGGGTGGGCGAGCGCGGCATCACACTCTCCGGCGGCCAGAAGCAGCGGGTAGCCATCGCGCGGACGCTGCTGACGGATCCGCGCATCATCGTGCTGGACGATTCGACTTCCAGCGTGGACACGAAGACGGAGTTCGAGATACGGGAGGCGCTGAACCGCCTGATGCAGGGGCGCACAACATTCGTCATCGCGCAGCGCCTTTCCACGCTGAAGCACGCGAACCTGATCCTGGTGTTGAAGGACGGGCGCATCCTCCAGCGGGGCACCCACGAATCGCTCCTGCGCGAGGTGGGGCTCTACCGGGAGATCTACGAACTGCAGCTGCGCCCCCAGGAAGAGGCGGGCGCGTTGGGCGCGCCTGCAGAGGCGCGGCGATGA
- a CDS encoding ABC transporter ATP-binding protein, which translates to MMHHGGGTGHGHGHRHGHGMMGRLGDGDDETLGKPYDHKVVTRLFRYLGPYRGKMLVATISTLLYTGSIVAVPWLVGAGINEVTASDGRGLNAIVIAFTAVALAGWAANYVQLVVMAQISQGVLYTLRTQMFQHLHRLSLGFYDKNEVGRIMSRVQNDVQTLQEFLSSGVLSVSELFSLAGIAAAMFLLDWQLALLTLAVAPVLICALMRWQLRARNSFIRVRQAISVVNAGLQENISGVRVIQSLNRQDENRRRFDAINRSHLTANLDAGRMSSVVLPLVEVLMAVALAVVIMYGGNQVLHTKLQLSVLVAFALYIQRFFDPIRNLTMQYTELQRAMASGTRIFEVLDTRPEITDAPGATELSQVKGEIRFEGVSHSYVPDIWVLQAINLHIKPGETIALVGLTGAGKTTVTALIARFYEATKGRITIDGHDVRQVTMRSLAKQIGMVLQDPYLFSATVRENIRYGRLEATDAEVEQAARTVGAHDFIMRLPKGYDTVLAERGGNLSVGQRQLLSFARALLADPRILMLDEATANIDTHTEALIQTALGRLLKGRTSVVIAHRLSTIRGADRIVVLEKGRIAEMGSHQELLAEGGLYHKLYTMNYQLEAGV; encoded by the coding sequence ATGATGCACCACGGCGGCGGCACGGGGCATGGCCACGGACACCGCCACGGGCACGGGATGATGGGGCGGCTGGGCGACGGCGACGACGAGACGCTGGGGAAGCCGTATGACCATAAGGTCGTGACAAGGCTCTTCCGCTACCTGGGCCCGTACAGGGGAAAGATGCTGGTCGCCACGATCTCGACGCTGCTCTACACCGGGTCCATCGTGGCCGTGCCGTGGCTTGTGGGCGCGGGGATCAATGAGGTGACGGCGAGCGACGGGCGCGGGCTGAACGCCATCGTGATCGCCTTCACGGCGGTGGCCCTTGCCGGATGGGCGGCGAACTACGTGCAGTTGGTGGTGATGGCGCAGATCAGCCAGGGCGTGCTGTACACCCTGCGGACGCAGATGTTCCAGCACCTGCACCGCCTCTCGCTGGGGTTCTATGACAAGAACGAGGTCGGACGGATCATGTCTCGGGTGCAGAACGACGTGCAGACGCTGCAGGAGTTCCTCTCCAGCGGCGTCCTGAGCGTCTCCGAGTTGTTCAGCCTCGCGGGTATCGCAGCGGCGATGTTTCTCCTGGACTGGCAATTGGCCCTGCTGACGCTTGCGGTTGCGCCGGTGCTCATCTGCGCCCTGATGCGGTGGCAGCTTCGCGCGCGGAATAGTTTCATCCGCGTGCGCCAGGCGATCTCCGTGGTGAACGCGGGCCTGCAGGAGAATATCTCCGGCGTGCGCGTCATCCAGAGCCTGAATCGGCAGGACGAGAACCGCCGCCGGTTCGACGCCATCAACAGGAGCCACCTGACGGCGAATCTGGACGCAGGGCGGATGTCGTCGGTGGTCCTGCCGCTGGTGGAAGTCCTGATGGCAGTGGCGCTGGCCGTGGTGATCATGTACGGCGGCAACCAGGTGCTGCACACGAAGCTCCAGCTGAGCGTCCTCGTCGCCTTCGCCCTCTACATCCAGCGCTTCTTCGACCCGATCCGCAACCTGACGATGCAGTACACGGAACTCCAGCGGGCCATGGCCTCCGGGACGCGCATCTTTGAGGTGCTGGACACGAGGCCGGAAATCACGGATGCGCCTGGCGCGACGGAGCTTTCCCAGGTGAAGGGCGAGATCCGCTTCGAGGGCGTGAGCCACAGCTATGTGCCGGATATATGGGTGCTGCAGGCTATCAACCTGCACATCAAGCCGGGCGAGACGATCGCGCTGGTGGGGCTGACGGGCGCGGGCAAGACGACGGTGACGGCGCTGATCGCGCGGTTCTATGAGGCGACTAAGGGGCGCATCACGATTGACGGGCACGACGTGCGCCAGGTGACGATGCGCTCGCTCGCCAAGCAGATCGGCATGGTGCTGCAGGACCCGTACCTCTTCTCGGCGACGGTGCGGGAGAATATCCGCTACGGCCGCCTGGAGGCGACGGATGCCGAGGTGGAGCAAGCGGCGCGGACCGTGGGGGCGCACGATTTCATCATGAGGCTGCCGAAGGGCTATGACACAGTGCTTGCGGAGCGCGGCGGCAACTTGAGCGTGGGGCAGCGGCAGCTCCTGAGTTTCGCGCGGGCGCTCCTGGCCGATCCGCGCATCCTGATGCTGGATGAGGCGACGGCGAACATTGACACGCACACGGAGGCGTTGATCCAAACGGCCCTAGGCCGGCTGTTGAAGGGCAGAACGTCGGTCGTTATCGCGCACCGGCTTTCGACGATACGAGGCGCGGACCGCATCGTGGTGCTGGAGAAGGGGCGCATCGCGGAGATGGGATCGCACCAGGAGCTCTTGGCGGAGGGGGGGCTTTATCACAAGCTCTACACGATGAACTATCAGCTGGAAGCGGGCGTGTAG
- a CDS encoding DUF192 domain-containing protein → MTPMPRFKLPLALLLAGLALAACESASPLPTATQTRPPPSTNTPIASPTAPPSPTSAATPTATAVQGPVVTVGAASFRVDVARTFDEKAKGLSGRPQLAPSTGMIFPYEEDALYTFWMKGMLIPLDFVWIDGKCAVADLTANVPPPRDPNQATGLPVYSPSRPVRYILEINAGDVAAKGIGIGDAVRFSGFTVAVPGCP, encoded by the coding sequence GTGACGCCGATGCCTCGCTTCAAGCTGCCTCTCGCTCTGCTTCTCGCCGGGCTGGCCCTCGCCGCCTGCGAGAGCGCTTCACCATTGCCGACGGCAACGCAGACGCGCCCTCCCCCCTCGACGAACACGCCTATCGCCTCGCCAACCGCGCCACCTTCGCCTACCTCCGCCGCCACGCCAACGGCGACAGCCGTCCAGGGGCCGGTGGTCACCGTTGGCGCCGCCTCATTTCGCGTGGACGTCGCCCGTACCTTCGATGAGAAGGCCAAAGGCCTCTCAGGCCGTCCACAGCTTGCGCCGTCCACAGGCATGATTTTCCCCTATGAGGAAGACGCCCTCTACACTTTCTGGATGAAGGGGATGCTCATCCCCCTCGATTTCGTGTGGATAGACGGCAAGTGCGCTGTCGCCGATCTCACTGCCAACGTCCCGCCGCCGCGCGACCCGAATCAGGCCACAGGCCTGCCCGTCTATAGCCCCTCGCGACCTGTTCGCTACATCCTGGAAATCAACGCCGGCGATGTCGCCGCTAAAGGGATCGGAATCGGCGATGCAGTGCGCTTCTCCGGCTTCACCGTCGCCGTGCCGGGCTGCCCGTAG
- a CDS encoding ABC transporter substrate-binding protein has product MKKFLLATAVALFLMAALLMTACGGDDKDKLTVILDWFPNADHAGLYAAEAQGYFKEEGLKVKLQAPGNPEDPPKFVAANRADIAISYEPAVILARAEGLPITAIGSIVPTPLNSIQVLRSSGIASPAQLGGKKIGFTGIPTEEVYLKAVLSKAGVNPSSVTMINVGFELSKALISKQVDAIIGGYWNVEAVLAEMEGHPVNVFKLQDWGVPEFNELVFVVNEKRARGADENLRKFLRAVAKGHAYAVQNPDAAINAVVKASQESDRELVTRGVRLLVPLWRSAPQPFGLMDEAKWRSFIQFLVDNKIVEKPVAIDGTMTNKFLQ; this is encoded by the coding sequence ATGAAAAAGTTCTTGCTCGCCACCGCTGTCGCCCTCTTCCTCATGGCCGCCCTGCTCATGACCGCCTGCGGTGGAGACGACAAAGACAAATTGACCGTCATCCTCGATTGGTTCCCCAACGCCGATCACGCCGGCCTCTACGCGGCTGAGGCCCAGGGCTACTTCAAGGAAGAGGGGCTCAAAGTGAAGCTCCAGGCCCCCGGCAATCCGGAGGACCCGCCGAAGTTCGTTGCCGCTAACCGCGCCGATATCGCCATCAGCTACGAGCCCGCCGTCATCCTCGCCCGCGCCGAGGGCCTGCCCATCACCGCCATCGGCTCCATCGTGCCGACGCCCCTCAACTCGATCCAGGTGCTGAGAAGCTCGGGCATCGCCAGTCCGGCCCAGCTCGGCGGCAAGAAGATCGGCTTCACAGGCATCCCCACGGAAGAGGTCTACCTCAAAGCCGTCCTCAGCAAGGCCGGAGTCAACCCATCCAGCGTAACCATGATTAACGTAGGCTTTGAGTTGAGCAAGGCCCTCATCAGCAAGCAGGTTGACGCCATCATCGGCGGCTACTGGAACGTGGAGGCCGTGCTCGCCGAGATGGAAGGCCACCCGGTGAATGTCTTCAAACTTCAGGACTGGGGCGTGCCCGAGTTCAACGAGCTCGTCTTCGTCGTCAATGAAAAGCGTGCCAGGGGCGCCGACGAAAACCTGCGCAAGTTCCTGCGCGCCGTGGCCAAGGGTCACGCCTATGCAGTGCAGAACCCGGACGCCGCCATCAATGCCGTCGTCAAGGCCAGCCAGGAGTCCGACCGCGAGCTGGTGACGCGCGGCGTGCGCCTCCTCGTGCCGCTCTGGCGATCGGCGCCACAGCCCTTCGGCCTCATGGACGAGGCGAAGTGGCGCAGCTTCATCCAGTTCCTCGTGGACAATAAGATTGTCGAAAAGCCCGTCGCGATTGACGGCACGATGACGAACAAGTTCCTCCAGTGA
- a CDS encoding ABC transporter permease, producing MSAVHNAVAKSRAPGGAARRPSPLASAAGGYVLSLLLGLIAIAVWQAVADFSSLKQWLLPSPWEVIQAFAESPGLIMRHAAVTAEEALIGFAVALAVGAALAVAISQSRLAERALYPYVVASQAVPVIAIAPVLVVWFGFSLMPKIIVIVLITFFPITINMVDGIRSVDPDLVSLMRSMGATRWQVFKLVQMPSALPYFFSGAKVAAAVSVIGAIFGEWVGANEGLGYFLKYSSAQFLTARVFASIVVLALMGLILFSAVAFVERKALPWAKRPSAQN from the coding sequence ATGAGCGCCGTCCACAACGCCGTTGCCAAGTCCCGCGCTCCCGGTGGAGCCGCGCGCCGCCCCTCGCCGCTGGCATCGGCGGCAGGTGGCTACGTGCTCTCGCTTCTCCTGGGCCTCATCGCCATCGCCGTCTGGCAGGCCGTCGCCGATTTCTCATCGCTCAAGCAGTGGCTCTTGCCGTCTCCCTGGGAAGTCATCCAGGCCTTCGCCGAAAGCCCCGGCCTCATCATGCGGCACGCCGCCGTGACCGCGGAGGAGGCGCTCATCGGCTTTGCCGTCGCCCTCGCCGTCGGCGCGGCGCTCGCCGTCGCCATCTCCCAGTCGCGCCTCGCCGAACGGGCCCTCTACCCCTACGTCGTCGCCTCCCAGGCGGTCCCCGTCATCGCCATCGCGCCCGTCCTCGTCGTCTGGTTCGGCTTCAGCCTCATGCCCAAGATCATCGTCATCGTCCTCATCACCTTCTTTCCTATCACCATCAACATGGTGGACGGCATCCGCAGCGTGGACCCCGACCTCGTCAGCCTCATGCGCTCCATGGGCGCGACGCGCTGGCAGGTCTTCAAGCTCGTGCAGATGCCGTCGGCGCTCCCCTATTTCTTCTCCGGCGCCAAGGTCGCAGCCGCCGTCAGCGTTATCGGCGCTATCTTCGGCGAATGGGTCGGCGCGAACGAAGGCTTGGGCTACTTCCTCAAATATTCCTCGGCCCAGTTCCTTACGGCCCGCGTCTTCGCCTCCATCGTCGTTCTCGCCCTCATGGGCCTCATCCTCTTCTCCGCAGTCGCCTTCGTCGAGCGCAAGGCTCTCCCCTGGGCCAAACGCCCATCTGCCCAAAACTAA
- a CDS encoding ABC transporter ATP-binding protein, whose translation MTTPLLQVHGVSKTFVEKTRELPTLRNVSISVRQGEFVSIIGPSGCGKSTLLGVIAGLIPPDEGRVLLNSAVVTGQVGLAGYMPQKDLLVPWRTVLDNVILAQEIAGVPRAEARAKARPLLEEFGLGPFASAHPHTLSGGMRQRAAFLRTVLFEKELLLLDEPFGALDSLTRSAMHQWLLSLWERLGKTVVLVTHDMDEALLLSDRIYVMTPLPGQVRSELAVTLPRPRRYDLVLTQDFIARKAALLAALRDGAALAGAA comes from the coding sequence ATGACGACTCCCCTGCTGCAGGTTCATGGCGTCAGCAAGACCTTCGTCGAAAAGACGCGGGAGCTGCCGACGCTTCGCAATGTCAGCATCTCGGTCCGCCAGGGGGAATTCGTCTCCATCATCGGGCCGAGCGGCTGCGGCAAAAGCACGCTGCTCGGCGTCATCGCCGGGCTCATCCCGCCCGATGAGGGGCGCGTTCTCCTGAACAGCGCGGTCGTCACGGGCCAGGTCGGCCTTGCAGGCTACATGCCGCAGAAAGACCTCCTCGTTCCCTGGCGCACCGTCCTCGATAACGTCATCCTTGCGCAGGAGATCGCAGGCGTCCCTCGAGCCGAAGCCCGCGCCAAAGCGCGGCCCCTCCTCGAGGAGTTCGGCCTCGGCCCCTTCGCCTCGGCCCATCCCCACACCCTCTCCGGCGGCATGCGCCAGCGCGCCGCCTTCCTCCGCACCGTCCTCTTTGAAAAAGAGCTGCTCCTCCTAGACGAGCCCTTCGGCGCGCTCGACTCCCTCACCCGCTCGGCGATGCACCAGTGGCTCCTAAGCCTCTGGGAGCGCCTCGGCAAGACCGTCGTCCTCGTCACCCATGACATGGACGAGGCCTTGCTCCTCTCCGACCGCATCTACGTCATGACGCCCCTCCCCGGCCAGGTGAGGAGCGAGCTTGCCGTCACCCTGCCGCGCCCGCGCCGCTATGACCTTGTGCTGACCCAGGACTTCATCGCACGCAAGGCGGCGCTCCTTGCCGCCCTCCGCGATGGCGCCGCCCTGGCGGGTGCCGCATGA
- the thiD gene encoding bifunctional hydroxymethylpyrimidine kinase/phosphomethylpyrimidine kinase: MSPRKPQPIRRALTIAGSDSGGGAGIQADLKTFTAFGVYGMSALTAVTAQNTLGVQDALELPLPLIEKQVRSVVSDIGLDAAKTGMLSSSAVVRLVASLVKELRIPNLVVDPVMIAKGGHPLLTEEARATVRKHLLPLAAVVTPNTHEAAALTGLRVETPEEMRRAAKELLSSGAQWVVVKGGHADSQDAIDVVYDGKSFTELRSRRIETKSTHGTGCTFSAAITAGLAKGMRPPLAITRAKSFVTQAIAGAAPLGQGHGPTNHLVGTTSTWR, translated from the coding sequence ATGAGTCCCCGGAAGCCTCAGCCCATAAGGCGCGCGCTCACCATCGCCGGCTCCGATAGCGGGGGCGGCGCAGGCATCCAGGCCGACCTGAAGACCTTCACGGCCTTCGGCGTCTACGGCATGAGCGCCCTTACCGCCGTCACGGCGCAGAACACCCTGGGCGTCCAAGATGCCCTTGAGCTTCCCCTGCCGCTCATCGAAAAGCAGGTGCGCAGCGTCGTGAGCGATATCGGACTAGACGCCGCAAAGACCGGCATGCTCTCCTCAAGCGCCGTCGTGCGCCTCGTCGCCTCACTGGTGAAGGAACTGCGCATCCCCAACCTCGTCGTTGACCCGGTGATGATCGCCAAAGGCGGCCATCCCCTCCTGACCGAAGAGGCCCGCGCCACCGTTCGCAAGCATCTTCTGCCCCTTGCTGCCGTCGTCACGCCGAATACCCATGAGGCGGCGGCCCTCACCGGTCTGCGTGTGGAAACGCCTGAAGAGATGCGTCGCGCTGCAAAAGAGCTACTCTCCTCAGGCGCGCAGTGGGTCGTCGTCAAAGGCGGTCACGCCGACTCCCAAGACGCCATTGACGTCGTCTATGACGGCAAGTCCTTCACGGAGCTTCGCTCCAGGCGCATCGAAACAAAGAGCACCCACGGCACAGGCTGCACCTTCTCCGCCGCCATCACCGCCGGGCTGGCGAAAGGCATGCGCCCGCCTCTCGCGATCACACGGGCCAAGTCCTTCGTCACCCAGGCCATCGCCGGCGCCGCGCCGCTCGGGCAAGGCCACGGGCCGACGAACCACCTCGTAGGGACGACGAGCACATGGCGATGA
- the thiL gene encoding thiamine-phosphate kinase, which yields MPSHPIEKKTVGALGEFGLIARIAGGNPKAAGRLVLGIGDDCAAFRQDSGKLLLATCDIQVEGRHFVKERSSARDLGLRCAAVNLSDIAAMGGTALYALISLGLPPQTPTAWVDGLYKGLREGLGRFGAAIIGGNITSSAMLIIDITLLGEMAEVELLRRGAAKPGEAILVTGTVGASAMGRIALERRLRPSKAIAPLAKAHRTPTPRIREGRVIASSGLATAMIDVSDGLAGDLGHICETSGIGASLDASALPIAPATRSIARSLRLDPLAIALHGGEDYELLFTCPKEQARNLTERVRRETGTPVALIGETTSAQGILLRHADGRREHVEPTGWDHFAKQRAKRKAS from the coding sequence ATGCCTAGTCATCCTATTGAAAAGAAAACCGTCGGCGCCCTCGGCGAATTCGGCCTCATCGCGCGCATCGCCGGAGGCAACCCCAAGGCCGCCGGGCGCCTCGTCCTCGGCATCGGCGATGACTGCGCCGCCTTCCGCCAGGACTCCGGCAAGCTCCTCCTCGCCACCTGCGATATCCAAGTGGAAGGCCGCCACTTCGTGAAAGAACGCTCCTCCGCGCGCGACCTCGGCCTCCGCTGCGCCGCCGTGAACCTGAGCGACATCGCCGCCATGGGTGGCACGGCGCTTTATGCCCTCATCTCCCTCGGCCTGCCGCCGCAGACGCCCACCGCCTGGGTGGACGGCCTCTACAAGGGCCTCCGCGAAGGCTTGGGGCGCTTCGGCGCGGCGATCATCGGCGGCAACATCACCAGCAGCGCCATGCTCATCATAGACATCACCCTCCTGGGCGAAATGGCTGAAGTCGAGCTGCTGCGCCGCGGCGCGGCCAAGCCCGGCGAGGCCATCCTTGTCACCGGTACCGTAGGCGCATCCGCCATGGGCCGTATCGCCCTGGAACGCCGCCTGCGCCCCTCAAAGGCCATCGCGCCCCTGGCGAAGGCCCACCGCACGCCGACCCCGCGCATACGCGAAGGGCGCGTCATCGCCTCCTCAGGACTCGCCACGGCGATGATTGACGTGAGCGATGGCCTGGCTGGCGATCTCGGCCACATCTGCGAGACGAGCGGCATCGGCGCATCGCTCGATGCCTCGGCCCTCCCGATCGCTCCCGCCACCCGCTCCATCGCGCGATCCCTGCGATTGGACCCGCTCGCCATCGCCCTCCACGGCGGCGAGGACTACGAACTGCTCTTCACCTGCCCCAAGGAGCAGGCCCGGAACCTCACCGAACGCGTTCGGCGAGAGACGGGCACGCCGGTGGCTCTCATCGGCGAGACGACGTCCGCACAAGGCATCCTCCTGCGCCACGCCGACGGCAGGCGCGAGCATGTTGAGCCCACAGGGTGGGACCATTTCGCCAAGCAACGAGCGAAAAGAAAGGCCTCATGA